The following proteins are co-located in the Oceanimonas sp. GK1 genome:
- a CDS encoding GntR family transcriptional regulator → MHKTRTQFVADAIRNKILKGEIKGGSALRQDALAKEFDVSRIPVREALLTLEAEGLVEFEAHKGAYATELSAPKILELFELRVLLECHILAEAIPKMTREQLDNAESLLLELDHLLDTSSQIDHWSDHNFAFHKALYEAADKPETMALITHLNTQSDRYIRIHLLHAAGIKKAEAEHRELLELCRNGDITAACDLLRRHILAAAEDIVALLHQQQQAR, encoded by the coding sequence ATGCATAAGACCCGAACTCAATTTGTAGCCGACGCCATCAGAAACAAGATTCTGAAGGGAGAGATAAAAGGTGGCTCAGCTCTGCGTCAGGATGCCCTAGCCAAAGAATTCGATGTCAGTCGGATCCCAGTTCGAGAGGCACTGCTGACCCTGGAAGCTGAAGGGTTGGTGGAATTCGAGGCCCACAAGGGCGCCTATGCTACCGAGCTCTCGGCCCCCAAAATTCTGGAGTTGTTTGAACTGCGGGTCTTGCTGGAATGCCATATTCTGGCGGAAGCCATTCCGAAAATGACTCGAGAGCAACTGGACAATGCCGAATCCCTGTTACTGGAGCTGGATCATCTTCTGGACACTTCAAGCCAGATCGATCACTGGAGCGATCATAACTTCGCCTTTCACAAGGCACTGTATGAAGCCGCCGATAAACCAGAAACCATGGCTCTGATCACTCATCTGAACACCCAGTCGGATCGTTATATCCGTATTCATTTACTGCATGCCGCAGGCATCAAGAAAGCCGAGGCCGAGCACAGGGAACTGCTGGAGCTATGTCGTAATGGCGACATTACTGCCGCCTGCGACCTGCTGCGACGCCACATTCTGGCTGCGGCCGAAGATATCGTTGCGCTCCTGCATCAACAACAGCAGGCTCGCTGA
- a CDS encoding class I SAM-dependent methyltransferase: protein MEPGQRLAAEAEKAEYDLHQNDTEDAGYRRFLHRLAGPLTARLAPGSSGLDFGCGPGPALAAMLNEAGFAVTTYDPYYANYPERLQRQYDFVTCTEAIEHFYFPGREWRRLLAMLRPGGWLGLMTKLARDQAAFATWHYKQDPTHVCFFSRETFRWLAARDGLGIEFIGADVILLHKPESL, encoded by the coding sequence GTGGAGCCCGGGCAGCGGCTGGCTGCCGAGGCGGAAAAAGCCGAGTATGATCTGCATCAGAATGACACTGAGGATGCGGGCTACCGGCGGTTTCTGCATCGCCTGGCCGGACCGTTAACGGCCCGGCTGGCACCGGGAAGCAGTGGGCTGGATTTTGGTTGCGGTCCCGGGCCGGCATTGGCGGCTATGCTGAACGAGGCCGGTTTTGCGGTCACCACCTATGACCCTTACTATGCAAATTATCCCGAGCGGTTGCAGCGCCAGTACGATTTTGTAACCTGTACCGAGGCGATTGAGCATTTTTATTTTCCCGGGCGGGAATGGCGGCGCTTGCTGGCCATGCTCAGGCCCGGTGGCTGGCTGGGACTGATGACCAAGCTGGCCCGGGATCAGGCGGCTTTTGCCACCTGGCACTACAAACAGGATCCCACCCATGTCTGCTTTTTCAGCCGCGAGACCTTTCGCTGGCTGGCAGCACGGGACGGGCTCGGCATCGAATTTATCGGTGCCGATGTCATTCTTCTGCACAAACCGGAGTCGTTATGA
- a CDS encoding cytochrome c: MKKIVFTLALMLGVAGTAQAQGDVEAGKAKSATCVACHGSDGNSPTDMYPKIAGQHASYIEKQLAEFKAAATGGTGRANAIMGGMAMPLSEQDMADLAAYYASQAITPVPVADDVVERGAALYQGGDIERGITACIACHGPRGEGLESAKFPSLSGQHPAYIKAQLEMFRSGERNNDPNGMMRDIATKLSDDDIAVLSQYVAGLH, from the coding sequence ATGAAAAAAATTGTTTTCACGCTAGCCTTAATGCTCGGAGTGGCCGGTACCGCACAGGCCCAGGGTGATGTTGAAGCCGGTAAGGCCAAATCCGCCACCTGTGTTGCCTGTCACGGCAGCGACGGTAACAGCCCGACCGACATGTACCCCAAAATTGCCGGACAGCACGCTTCCTACATTGAAAAGCAGCTGGCCGAGTTCAAGGCCGCCGCCACCGGTGGCACCGGCCGCGCCAACGCCATCATGGGCGGCATGGCCATGCCGTTGTCTGAGCAGGACATGGCCGATCTGGCCGCCTACTACGCCAGCCAGGCCATCACGCCGGTACCGGTTGCCGACGACGTGGTCGAGCGCGGCGCGGCCCTGTATCAGGGTGGCGACATCGAGCGTGGCATCACCGCCTGTATCGCCTGTCACGGCCCGCGGGGCGAAGGGCTTGAGTCCGCCAAGTTCCCCAGCCTGAGCGGTCAGCATCCGGCCTACATCAAGGCTCAGCTGGAAATGTTCCGCAGCGGCGAGCGCAACAACGATCCCAACGGCATGATGCGTGACATCGCCACCAAGCTGAGCGACGACGACATTGCCGTGCTGTCCCAGTACGTGGCCGGCCTGCACTGA
- a CDS encoding DUF2489 domain-containing protein, protein MMAALVGGVIIVGLAVYAGMLLAKLRRQTQHRQQAIAKRNDRILESVRVIAQAVRDDQCNLSEGAIRLTNLLNALQFDQPRNFAVDYPGLYDLYDRVKEMPTHDARKQLKRNELMRLDLERAGHEGELEATIKIEVERLVSLELPGR, encoded by the coding sequence CTGATGGCCGCCCTGGTGGGCGGCGTCATCATAGTGGGTCTGGCCGTCTATGCGGGCATGCTGCTGGCGAAACTGCGCCGGCAGACACAACACCGGCAACAGGCCATTGCCAAACGCAACGACCGTATTCTGGAAAGTGTGCGGGTCATTGCCCAGGCGGTGCGCGACGATCAGTGCAATCTGTCGGAAGGGGCCATCCGCCTGACCAATCTGCTGAATGCCCTGCAGTTCGACCAGCCCAGAAACTTTGCCGTCGACTATCCTGGCCTCTACGATCTCTATGACAGAGTGAAAGAAATGCCGACTCACGACGCCCGCAAGCAGCTGAAACGCAACGAACTCATGCGTCTGGACCTGGAACGGGCCGGCCATGAAGGCGAGCTGGAAGCCACCATCAAAATTGAGGTCGAGCGCCTGGTTAGTCTGGAACTGCCCGGTCGCTGA
- the rsuA gene encoding 16S rRNA pseudouridine(516) synthase RsuA encodes MRLDRFLSEASGLTRSLAKKALSRGEITVDGNVVKKGDIKIAHQQVCWEGRYLGLQPPRYIMLHKPQGYISATKEEVHPCVLQLLPAEWAAGLQCAGRLDVDTMGLLLLTDDGKWSHRLRSPKKACNKVYRVDLAEPLTDDVVERFAEGVKLHGEDKATLPATLEVLTPTRVLLTIQEGKYHQVKRMFAAVGNHVIGLHRLQIGEIVLDNSLAPGEWRHLTAEEIASI; translated from the coding sequence ATGCGTCTCGACAGATTTCTTTCGGAAGCCAGCGGCCTTACCCGCTCCCTCGCCAAAAAGGCATTATCACGGGGTGAGATCACAGTAGATGGCAATGTAGTTAAAAAGGGCGATATAAAAATTGCCCACCAGCAGGTGTGCTGGGAAGGGCGCTACCTCGGCCTGCAGCCGCCCCGCTACATTATGCTGCACAAGCCCCAGGGCTATATCAGTGCTACCAAGGAAGAAGTGCACCCCTGCGTGCTGCAACTGCTGCCTGCCGAGTGGGCCGCCGGTCTGCAGTGTGCCGGCCGACTCGATGTGGATACCATGGGCCTACTGCTGCTGACTGACGATGGAAAGTGGTCGCACCGCCTGCGTTCGCCGAAAAAAGCCTGTAACAAGGTCTACCGGGTCGACCTAGCCGAGCCGCTGACAGATGATGTTGTCGAGCGCTTCGCCGAGGGCGTGAAGCTGCACGGCGAAGACAAGGCTACCCTGCCAGCCACTCTGGAAGTGCTCACCCCCACTCGTGTACTACTGACCATACAGGAAGGTAAATACCACCAGGTGAAACGGATGTTTGCCGCCGTCGGCAACCATGTCATAGGCCTGCACCGGCTGCAAATCGGGGAAATAGTGCTGGATAACAGCCTGGCCCCGGGCGAGTGGCGACACCTAACCGCAGAAGAAATCGCCAGTATATAA
- the yihI gene encoding Der GTPase-activating protein YihI codes for MTRIKKARTPGRIGARKENRETAEQGRERKRKARRKGLTPGSRHNVGGGNQGGKEQKAAKDPRLGSRKPVALVQEDADRDVAAVPRVKPVVKKALTPEQELEQLENDERLNTLLDRVEAGDKLDKADKVWLDRTLARHQQLLEQLGLLDEDDDEEPGDDLWDRFMDAELDPAQYRDEEDKS; via the coding sequence ATGACACGTATCAAGAAGGCCCGTACCCCGGGTCGCATCGGTGCCCGCAAGGAAAATCGGGAAACCGCCGAGCAGGGCAGGGAACGCAAGCGCAAGGCCAGACGCAAGGGCCTGACCCCCGGTTCCCGCCACAATGTGGGCGGCGGCAACCAGGGCGGTAAAGAGCAAAAAGCGGCGAAGGATCCGCGGCTGGGTTCCCGCAAGCCCGTGGCCCTGGTGCAGGAAGACGCGGACCGTGATGTGGCTGCCGTGCCCCGGGTCAAACCGGTGGTGAAGAAAGCGCTGACCCCCGAACAGGAACTGGAGCAGCTCGAAAACGACGAGCGCCTCAATACCCTGCTCGACCGGGTGGAAGCGGGCGACAAGCTGGATAAGGCCGACAAGGTCTGGCTCGACCGCACCCTGGCCCGCCATCAGCAACTGCTGGAACAGCTTGGCCTGCTGGATGAAGACGACGACGAGGAGCCCGGCGACGATCTCTGGGATCGCTTTATGGATGCCGAGCTTGATCCTGCTCAATACCGTGACGAGGAAGACAAGTCATGA
- the yihA gene encoding ribosome biogenesis GTP-binding protein YihA/YsxC, producing MNNNKINFNAAHFITSAPNIRQMPADTGVEIAFAGRSNAGKSSALNTITQQKSLARTSKTPGRTQLINVFELSEGKRLIDLPGYGYAKVPEEMKLKWQEALSEYLQQRTSLKGLVVLMDIRHPLKDIDQQLLQWASDCELPVLALLTKCDKLKSGARKAEVLRVREAVAIFGGNIRVEAFSSLKGLGVDQAKEVLTEWLLQDTQDSSSESD from the coding sequence TTGAACAACAACAAGATAAACTTTAACGCCGCCCACTTTATTACCAGTGCGCCCAACATACGGCAGATGCCCGCCGACACCGGAGTGGAGATCGCCTTTGCCGGCCGCTCCAACGCCGGCAAATCCTCGGCGCTGAACACCATTACCCAGCAGAAATCCCTGGCCCGCACCAGTAAAACCCCGGGCCGCACCCAGCTTATCAACGTGTTCGAGCTGAGCGAGGGCAAGCGCCTGATCGACCTGCCCGGCTATGGCTATGCCAAGGTGCCGGAAGAAATGAAGCTGAAATGGCAGGAGGCGCTGTCGGAATACCTGCAGCAGCGCACCAGCCTCAAGGGGCTGGTGGTGCTGATGGACATTCGCCATCCGCTGAAAGACATTGACCAGCAGCTGCTGCAATGGGCCAGCGACTGTGAGCTGCCGGTACTGGCGCTGCTCACCAAGTGCGACAAGCTTAAATCCGGCGCCCGCAAGGCCGAAGTGCTGCGGGTGCGCGAGGCGGTGGCCATCTTTGGCGGCAACATTCGGGTCGAGGCGTTCAGCTCACTCAAGGGGCTGGGGGTGGATCAGGCCAAGGAAGTGCTGACCGAGTGGCTGTTGCAGGATACTCAAGATAGCAGCTCTGAGAGCGATTAA
- the add gene encoding adenosine deaminase: MIDPSLPLLDLHRHLDGNIRPATILELGRAFHLALPAENLSELLPHIRVQDNTPDLLSFLARLDWGVRVLGNYDACRRVAYENVEDLLQAGIDYAELRFSPGYMAMNHELEPEGVVEAVLDGVAAGSRDFGVPVKLIGIMSRTFGEAACEQELNACLAYRHRLVAMDLAGDEAGFPGERFTGHFRRVREAGLAVTVHAGEAAGSASVWQAVRELGAVRIGHGVRAVEDERLLDYLAEHHIGIESCLTSNLQTSTVTDLRRHPVHRFLEKGIPVCLNTDDPAVQGMELRHEYTGAAEAAGLTPQQTRQCQENALNMAFISSQERAALLLACAERE; the protein is encoded by the coding sequence ATGATCGACCCCAGCCTGCCCCTGCTCGACCTGCACCGCCATCTGGACGGCAACATTCGACCGGCCACCATACTGGAGCTGGGCCGGGCCTTTCATCTGGCCCTGCCCGCCGAGAATCTGAGCGAACTGCTGCCCCATATACGAGTGCAGGACAACACCCCGGACCTGCTGTCCTTTCTCGCCCGGCTCGACTGGGGCGTCAGGGTGCTGGGCAATTATGACGCCTGCCGCCGGGTGGCCTATGAAAACGTGGAAGATCTGCTGCAGGCCGGCATCGACTACGCCGAGCTGCGCTTCAGCCCGGGCTACATGGCCATGAACCATGAGCTTGAACCGGAAGGAGTGGTGGAAGCGGTGCTCGACGGCGTGGCCGCCGGCAGCCGCGACTTCGGTGTGCCGGTCAAACTCATCGGCATCATGAGCCGCACCTTTGGCGAAGCCGCCTGTGAACAAGAGCTGAATGCCTGCCTGGCCTACCGCCACAGGCTGGTGGCCATGGATCTGGCCGGGGACGAAGCCGGCTTTCCCGGCGAGCGGTTCACCGGGCATTTTCGCCGGGTGCGGGAAGCGGGGCTGGCGGTGACCGTGCATGCCGGCGAGGCCGCCGGCAGCGCCAGTGTCTGGCAGGCGGTGCGGGAGCTGGGCGCCGTGCGCATCGGCCACGGCGTGCGGGCGGTGGAAGACGAGCGCCTGCTCGATTACCTGGCCGAACACCACATCGGCATCGAGTCCTGCCTGACCTCCAACCTGCAGACCAGCACGGTGACCGACCTTCGCCGGCACCCGGTGCACCGCTTTCTGGAAAAAGGGATTCCCGTTTGCCTGAACACCGACGATCCGGCGGTGCAGGGCATGGAGCTGCGCCACGAATACACCGGCGCCGCCGAGGCCGCCGGCCTCACGCCGCAGCAAACGCGCCAGTGCCAGGAAAACGCCCTTAACATGGCCTTTATCAGCTCACAGGAGCGGGCGGCCCTGCTGCTGGCCTGCGCCGAGCGGGAGTGA
- the glnG gene encoding nitrogen regulation protein NR(I): MAELIWVVDDDSSIRWVLERALAQAGFRCRSFEDGESVLHALTEARPAVVISDIRMGGMDGLTLLGAIHQRVPELPVIIMTAHSDLDSAVSAYQRGAFEYLPKPFDIDDAVALVQRAVAFVKESRRKAPGEQQEAVRTPEIIGEAPAMQEVFRAIGRLARSSISVLINGQSGTGKELVAHALHKHSPRAQQPFIALNMAAIPKDLIESELFGHEKGAFTGANNVRRGRFEQADGGTLFLDEIGDMPLDIQTRLLRVLADGQFYRVGGHQPIKVDVRIIAATHQDLEKKVTDGDFREDLFHRLNVIRIHMPALKERREDIPKLARHFLGLAARELSVDVKTLHPDTQALLQSLPWPGNVRQLENVCRWLTVMASGQEVLVSDLPPELLKREPESEPAATGQPSDWRRALKSWASDELARGRKDLLAEALPEFERILLDCALTQSQGHKQEAARLLGWGRNTLTRKLKELQPEESATKE, encoded by the coding sequence ATGGCTGAACTGATTTGGGTCGTCGACGACGACAGCTCCATTCGCTGGGTACTGGAACGGGCCCTGGCCCAGGCCGGCTTTCGCTGCCGCAGCTTTGAAGACGGCGAAAGCGTGCTTCACGCCCTCACCGAGGCGCGCCCCGCCGTGGTGATCTCCGACATTCGCATGGGCGGCATGGACGGCCTGACCCTGCTGGGCGCCATTCACCAGCGGGTGCCCGAGCTGCCGGTGATCATCATGACCGCCCACTCGGATCTCGACAGCGCGGTCAGCGCCTACCAGCGCGGCGCCTTTGAATACCTGCCCAAGCCCTTTGACATCGACGACGCCGTGGCCCTGGTGCAGCGGGCCGTGGCCTTTGTCAAGGAAAGCCGGCGCAAGGCCCCGGGCGAGCAGCAGGAAGCGGTGCGCACACCGGAGATCATCGGTGAAGCGCCGGCCATGCAGGAAGTATTCCGCGCCATCGGCCGGCTGGCCCGTTCCTCCATTTCGGTGCTGATCAACGGCCAGAGCGGTACCGGCAAGGAGCTGGTGGCCCACGCCCTGCACAAGCACAGCCCGCGGGCCCAGCAGCCCTTTATCGCCCTTAACATGGCGGCCATTCCCAAGGATCTGATCGAGTCGGAACTGTTCGGCCACGAAAAGGGCGCCTTTACCGGTGCTAACAATGTGCGTCGGGGCCGCTTTGAACAGGCCGACGGCGGCACCCTGTTTCTCGACGAAATCGGCGACATGCCGCTGGACATTCAGACCCGGCTGCTGCGGGTGCTGGCCGACGGCCAGTTTTACCGGGTGGGCGGCCATCAGCCCATCAAGGTGGACGTGCGTATCATCGCCGCCACGCATCAGGATCTGGAAAAGAAGGTCACCGACGGCGACTTTCGCGAAGACTTGTTCCACCGCCTCAACGTCATTCGCATTCATATGCCGGCGCTCAAGGAGCGGCGGGAAGACATTCCCAAGCTGGCCCGTCATTTTCTGGGGCTGGCCGCCCGGGAGCTGAGCGTGGACGTCAAGACCCTGCATCCCGACACTCAAGCCCTGCTACAGTCCCTGCCCTGGCCTGGCAACGTGCGCCAGCTGGAAAACGTCTGCCGCTGGCTGACGGTGATGGCCTCGGGCCAGGAAGTGCTGGTCTCCGACCTGCCCCCCGAGCTGCTGAAGCGGGAACCCGAGTCCGAGCCGGCCGCTACCGGCCAGCCCTCAGACTGGCGTCGAGCGCTGAAAAGCTGGGCCAGCGACGAGCTGGCCCGGGGGCGCAAGGATCTGCTGGCCGAGGCCCTGCCCGAGTTTGAGCGCATTCTGCTCGACTGCGCCCTGACCCAGAGTCAGGGTCACAAGCAGGAAGCCGCCCGGCTGCTGGGCTGGGGCCGCAACACCCTGACCCGCAAACTAAAGGAACTGCAGCCGGAAGAATCGGCCACAAAAGAGTAA
- the glnL gene encoding nitrogen regulation protein NR(II) — translation MKSRINIQTIIDSQLTAVLVVDGDLVVHFANTAAEQLLTLSKRRLQDARLDQVVEDISLDMRRIQRCIELEQGFTNSEVQVVIDGLPRWVDVSVTAFTLEKRTLALMELRLIDQQKKISQELQQRAQQQAARELVRGLAHEIKNPLGGLRGAAQLLERELEKEELKEFTHLIIAQADRLRNLVDRLLGPQRPGQREVINLHSVLEQVRRLVSMDIPPGISLNRDYDPSIPDLEMDPEQLQQAFLNVVRNAVEVLGDHGHITIRTRTAFQVMLQGKRYRLAAEVRIIDDGPGIPAALHDTLFYPMVTGREGGTGLGLSIAQELIHQHQGRIECQSRPGHTEFIVYLPLRR, via the coding sequence GTGAAAAGCCGGATCAACATTCAGACCATCATCGACAGTCAGCTCACGGCCGTACTGGTGGTGGACGGCGACCTGGTGGTGCACTTTGCCAACACCGCCGCCGAACAATTGCTGACCCTGAGCAAGCGCCGGCTGCAGGATGCCCGGCTGGATCAGGTGGTGGAAGACATCTCCCTCGACATGCGCCGCATTCAGCGCTGCATCGAGCTGGAGCAGGGCTTTACCAACAGCGAGGTGCAGGTGGTGATCGACGGCCTGCCCCGCTGGGTAGACGTGAGCGTCACCGCCTTTACCCTGGAAAAACGCACCCTGGCGCTGATGGAGCTCAGGCTTATCGACCAGCAAAAGAAGATCAGCCAGGAGCTGCAGCAACGGGCCCAGCAACAGGCGGCCCGGGAGCTGGTGCGCGGCCTGGCCCACGAGATCAAGAATCCCCTCGGCGGCCTGCGCGGTGCGGCCCAACTGCTGGAACGGGAGCTGGAAAAGGAAGAGCTGAAGGAATTCACCCATCTCATCATCGCCCAGGCCGACCGGCTGCGTAATCTGGTGGACCGGCTGCTCGGCCCCCAGCGCCCGGGCCAGCGGGAGGTGATCAACCTGCACTCGGTGCTGGAGCAGGTACGCCGGCTGGTGAGCATGGACATCCCCCCCGGCATCAGCCTGAACCGGGACTACGATCCCAGCATTCCCGATCTGGAAATGGATCCGGAACAGCTGCAGCAGGCCTTTCTCAACGTGGTGCGCAACGCGGTGGAGGTACTGGGCGATCACGGCCATATCACCATTCGTACCCGCACCGCCTTTCAGGTGATGCTGCAGGGCAAGCGCTACCGGCTGGCGGCCGAAGTGCGCATTATCGATGACGGCCCGGGCATTCCCGCCGCCCTGCACGACACCCTGTTCTACCCCATGGTCACCGGCCGGGAGGGCGGCACCGGCCTTGGGCTGTCCATTGCCCAGGAGCTGATCCACCAGCACCAGGGTCGCATCGAGTGCCAGAGCCGCCCGGGCCATACCGAATTCATTGTTTATCTGCCGCTACGACGATAG
- a CDS encoding L-serine ammonia-lyase, iron-sulfur-dependent, subunit alpha, whose product MAVSSIFNDVIGPVMRGPSSSHSAAACRIGLLLRDLIDGDIKDVIIDYDPNGSLVTTHESQGADMGLYGGILGWQANDERMPEYRKSVEASGINIKVNYIDYDAQHPNTYRFVVSNDAFFHTMMAISTGGGMIEVQEIDGACVEINGDFHELLVYGQSCQVLEQALPASLNFDFMEYHQQQRCFIEIKSSTAFSEQDIEKIKNHANVDFVRYLKPVLPVLSRKNIEVPFTYCDELLELGEREQLQLWELAVRYESMRGNISAEQVMQKMRDIVRVMDHSIQLGLKGTYYEDRILPCQSVGFRNSMESGNLLNGGLLNTIVMYVSAMMEVKSSLGVIVAAPTAGSCGALPGSLIGAAKVMGKSEDAVVKAMLAAGVIGIFISEHSSFSAEVGGCQAECGAGSSMAAAGLVTLAGGSLRQAITAASLALQNSLGMICDPIANRVEAPCLGRNVMAASNALSCANMALADYDPVVTYDEVVRTMFDVGKSIAHELRCTALGGLSITESSKKVEQRLKQFKCC is encoded by the coding sequence ATGGCTGTTTCAAGTATTTTTAATGACGTTATTGGCCCGGTCATGCGTGGTCCCTCCAGCTCTCATAGTGCAGCAGCATGCAGGATAGGTTTGTTGCTACGAGACTTAATTGATGGCGATATCAAAGACGTCATAATTGATTATGATCCTAATGGTTCCTTGGTGACAACTCATGAAAGCCAGGGTGCCGACATGGGTTTATATGGTGGGATATTAGGCTGGCAGGCCAATGACGAGAGGATGCCAGAATATCGAAAGAGTGTGGAAGCATCGGGTATCAATATAAAAGTCAATTACATTGACTATGATGCTCAGCATCCCAACACCTACCGTTTTGTGGTTTCAAATGATGCTTTTTTTCATACCATGATGGCGATCTCGACCGGTGGCGGCATGATTGAGGTACAGGAGATAGATGGTGCCTGCGTCGAGATAAATGGCGACTTTCACGAGTTGCTTGTTTATGGCCAAAGTTGTCAGGTGCTTGAGCAGGCACTGCCTGCATCGCTTAACTTTGACTTTATGGAGTATCACCAGCAGCAAAGATGCTTTATTGAGATAAAGAGCAGCACCGCATTTTCAGAGCAGGATATCGAGAAAATAAAGAATCATGCCAATGTCGATTTTGTGCGTTATTTAAAGCCAGTATTGCCTGTGCTGTCACGCAAAAATATTGAAGTACCTTTTACCTACTGTGACGAACTGCTCGAGTTGGGAGAAAGAGAACAGTTGCAGCTCTGGGAACTGGCAGTACGTTATGAAAGTATGCGAGGAAATATTTCTGCCGAGCAGGTCATGCAGAAAATGCGTGACATTGTAAGGGTGATGGATCATTCCATTCAACTCGGACTGAAAGGCACCTATTATGAAGACCGTATACTGCCATGTCAGTCGGTCGGGTTTAGAAACAGTATGGAGAGTGGTAACCTGCTGAATGGTGGTTTGCTCAATACCATAGTCATGTACGTGAGCGCCATGATGGAAGTGAAAAGCTCATTAGGCGTTATCGTCGCGGCGCCGACCGCCGGCTCCTGTGGTGCTTTGCCCGGCAGTCTGATCGGCGCAGCAAAGGTAATGGGCAAGTCGGAGGATGCAGTGGTCAAGGCTATGCTGGCAGCCGGTGTTATCGGCATCTTTATTTCCGAGCATTCATCCTTCTCTGCCGAAGTTGGAGGCTGTCAGGCAGAGTGTGGCGCTGGATCGTCGATGGCGGCGGCCGGCCTGGTCACGTTGGCGGGCGGCAGCCTTCGGCAGGCGATTACCGCTGCCTCGCTAGCATTGCAAAACTCTCTGGGCATGATCTGTGATCCTATTGCTAACCGTGTGGAGGCTCCTTGTCTGGGTCGTAATGTGATGGCTGCTTCTAATGCGTTGTCTTGTGCCAATATGGCGCTGGCTGATTATGATCCGGTTGTTACTTACGATGAGGTCGTAAGAACCATGTTCGATGTGGGCAAGAGTATTGCGCATGAATTGCGTTGCACCGCCCTGGGGGGACTATCCATCACTGAAAGCTCTAAAAAGGTGGAGCAGCGATTGAAGCAGTTTAAATGCTGCTGA
- the hemN gene encoding oxygen-independent coproporphyrinogen III oxidase, with protein sequence MSAIEWDQTLIEKYNYSGPRYTSYPTALEFTGDFGMAEFDAAAARYPERPLSLYVHIPFCHKLCYYCGCNKVITRHQGKADIYLDYLEREIEAMAPRFAGRTVTQLHWGGGTPTFLTAPQIQRLNGLLRRHFHFAAEGEFSIEIDPRRIELELLEVLKAEGFNRISLGVQDFNKDVQKVVNREQDNDFIKALVARANELGFVSTNLDLIYGLPLQTQESFHHTLEQVVAMKPARLSVFNYAHLPSRFSAQRKLKDEDMPAPAVKLAMLQDSIGYLTGQGYQFIGMDHFALPDDSLAVAQRHGELHRNFQGYTTQGECDLLGLGVSSISMIGDAYSQNHKDLKEYYAQLDELGHAQTVGYALNEDDCLRRDLIKTLICNFELDFAPLEQQYGIVFNDYFAEDFELLQTFVDDGLVIREADRISVTLKGRLLIRNICMCFDVHSRQQARRQQFSRVI encoded by the coding sequence ATGTCAGCGATTGAGTGGGATCAGACCCTCATCGAAAAATACAATTACTCGGGGCCGCGGTATACCTCTTATCCTACCGCCCTCGAGTTCACCGGCGACTTCGGCATGGCCGAGTTTGACGCCGCTGCCGCCCGCTACCCCGAGCGTCCGCTGTCGCTCTATGTGCACATTCCCTTCTGCCACAAGCTCTGCTACTACTGTGGCTGCAACAAGGTGATCACGCGCCATCAGGGCAAGGCCGACATCTACCTGGACTACCTGGAGCGGGAAATCGAGGCCATGGCGCCACGCTTTGCCGGCCGCACCGTCACCCAGCTGCACTGGGGCGGCGGCACCCCCACCTTTCTGACTGCACCGCAAATTCAGCGGCTGAACGGCCTGCTGCGCCGGCATTTCCACTTTGCCGCCGAGGGGGAATTCAGCATCGAGATCGATCCCCGCCGCATTGAGCTGGAGCTGCTTGAGGTGCTGAAGGCGGAAGGCTTCAACCGCATCAGTCTGGGTGTGCAGGACTTCAACAAGGACGTGCAGAAGGTCGTTAACCGGGAGCAGGACAACGACTTTATCAAGGCGCTGGTGGCCCGGGCCAATGAGCTTGGCTTTGTTTCCACCAACCTGGACCTGATCTACGGCCTGCCGCTGCAGACCCAGGAAAGCTTTCACCATACCCTGGAGCAGGTGGTGGCCATGAAGCCGGCCCGGCTGTCGGTGTTCAACTATGCCCACCTGCCCAGCCGTTTCTCCGCCCAGCGCAAGCTGAAGGACGAAGACATGCCGGCGCCGGCGGTGAAGCTGGCCATGCTGCAGGACAGCATTGGCTACCTCACCGGCCAGGGTTACCAGTTTATCGGCATGGATCATTTTGCCCTGCCCGACGACAGCCTGGCGGTGGCCCAGCGCCACGGCGAGCTGCACCGCAACTTTCAGGGCTACACCACCCAGGGGGAGTGCGATTTGCTGGGGCTGGGCGTGTCTTCCATCAGCATGATCGGCGATGCCTACTCCCAGAACCACAAGGATCTAAAAGAGTATTACGCTCAGCTCGACGAACTGGGTCATGCCCAGACCGTGGGCTATGCCCTGAACGAGGATGACTGCTTGCGCCGGGATCTGATCAAGACCCTGATCTGTAACTTTGAGCTGGACTTCGCGCCCCTTGAGCAGCAATACGGCATCGTCTTCAACGACTACTTCGCCGAGGATTTCGAGCTGTTGCAAACCTTTGTGGACGACGGGCTGGTGATCCGGGAAGCGGATCGCATCAGCGTGACGCTCAAGGGGCGGCTGCTGATCCGCAACATCTGCATGTGCTTTGATGTGCATTCGCGCCAGCAGGCCCGCCGCCAGCAGTTTTCACGGGTGATTTGA